The Flavobacterium sp. 102 genomic interval TTTGAAAATTTCCTGCTTGATGAGGAAACCAACTTTCCCCGGACTTTCTTCTTCGGTATCGACAAACACATTCCCCGATTGGATATAGGTCACGACATTGGTAAACCCAATGCCTTCGAGTGCTTTTTTCAAAGCGACCATATTAATCATTTTGTGACCGGAGACGTTGATGCCGCGGAGAAGGGCTAAGTGGGTTTTCATATTAATTAATTTTCTTTTTTCTATGTAAGTCAATAAAGGAATTCTCTTTTGAAGGATCAAAATTTCTCTCATACCACATTTTTCCAATTAGAGCATTCCATATAAATGCTAAAACCAAACCTATCCATTTAAACCATTCTCCGTCTTTAAATTTATCCCAATCATCATTATTCATTATAAAGGTATTTTCATTGACATATATACTAATAATGGACGCTGTTAAAAGCAGAGAAATTGCAAATATGAAGTTTGACCTATTTTTCCAGCTTTTTACTGCTTTTTTTTCAACTTCACTCAATCCTATTTTCAAATGTTCTTTTTCTTCTTTAATTGGATTAACATTTTGAGTTTCTATCTTATTTTCACTACCAATAATCCCAGCATTAACTGGAGCATTAAAATTATAAATCACTGAATTATCCGCTTTTTTCTCTTTATCCATTAGTATTTTCTTATCAATTAAATGACAATATTCTATGTCTTTGTTTTTTTTATTTTGCCCATTCTCATTTATAAAATTTATTTCTGATAAATCTTCATTCTTCTTTAACTCTTTCCATTCAATAAAAAATTCCCCATCAATACTCACTTGAACATTAAAGAAATTTGACTCCCATCTATATCTATTATCCCAATTTCTAGCCTCAAACTCTTGCAGATATCCTTCATATTCTTGAATTCGTTCTGAAAAATGAGGTGAATAATCGACATCATTTTCATCCATTACATCAATCCATCTTTTACTTCTATGATTATCAAAATTTCTTTTAGGAGAAGAAATATCTTCTGGTAAATCTAAAATAAAATCTACTATTTCTTTTTGTAACTCAATATTTTTATTCTCTTTGTCTGGAAACAGTTCTATTGTTTGTGTCTCTCTTATAAATTGTATCATTAAAATTGAATCATCTTTTTTAATAATAATGCCATTTCTCCAAAACCTATATTCTTTTTGTTCTCTACTAACGTAATTCCCGTACTTTGAAAATATTTTTAGCATCGCAATACTCATCAAATAATTGTCAGCTATAATTTTAATATTACAACGATTAAATATCTGCTCTTGAAAATCAATGATGTATGGACTCTTATCTTTTAAATATTGGGGAATAAAATATGTGTTTTTTTCTTCAGCTATTTCAAAAACTAAGTTGAATTTTTTTAATAATAAAATAACATCTTCTATACTTAATTGCAAAGAATTGGCATTAATAGATTTTTCAATTTCTGCTTTTGTCAATCTATCTTTTTTTTCCTTACTTAGTACTTTCTCATATAGTAAATCTAGTAATACTTGCGGTTTACAAAAGATTTTATCGGGTATAAGTTCAGAAAAATAAAGTAACATTCCCATATTATGAAATACTTTCATAGCCGCAGTAACATTATCTTTGTGAGGTCTGTTATTTATCTCATCAATAATTACAAAATCTTTATTCATTTCTTGAATTCTCTTCCAGAATACATCATAAAAAGAAGGATAATTAAATTTTGAAATTATTGTCTCCGCTAATTCAAAAAATAGTTCTTTAAAACTTTCTATTCTTTGTGAAGTTAATAAGCTAATACTCGAATAGTTTAAGTTCAAAGTTTGAAATTTACTCGCAAGTTCAAATTGATTTAGACTAGATACTGTATTTGGAGGATTATTAAGGTCTATTTTGTTTTCAAGAATTATCACTTCTTCCTTTACTGATTTAAGATTCAACTGTTCAACAGTTCTTAACCAATAATTTAAATCATAAAATTGGTTTTCAACTTTATCATTATTTCTTGCTATATCTTTTCCCCATAAAACAATATTTAAGGCATTTGGACTAAAAAAGAGTTTATGCGTTGCATGAAAATATTCCTGTCCACCAAAGTCCCAAAAATGAAAGTCAATGTTATTTAATTTTAGTTGCTTATATTCGATACCGTGTGTAGTCTGACTATCCGTTAACAAAACACTTCTAGCAAAGTAACGTAAAAGACTTGTTTTACCCATGTTTGAATTTCCTAATAAGAGAACTTTAATATTCTTAAACGGAACTTTTTCTTTAGAGTCTTCAGCATATTGTTTTATGGCTTCCCAACCAGCTTCTACTATAGTTGGAGCAAAATCAATTTCAATTTTTTTATTTCCCTGTAAATCAACTTTCTTTAAATTATCTAATTTTAAGATATCAGTTATATCGGAAACATTATTATTATTAATTTTCAATCTAGTCAATAATGACAAGTCTTTTAGATGTGAAATGTCAACAATCTGATTTATAGAGATATCTAAATAATTTAATTTAATCAAACTTCTCAATGGTGAAACATCATTAATCTTATTATCCTGTAGCCATAATTTCTCGAGAGATTTTAACTCACTTAAAACAGAAATATCTAAAACTTTATTATGTGTTAGATTCAATCTCTTTAAATTTTCTAAGTTCTTTAAAAATGAAATATCTTCAAGGTCATTAAACATTAAGGTTAATTCTTCAAGATGTGAAAAGTGAAGTAAAAAATTGAAATTGGGCTTATAATTATAACTACTAACATAACTAATATCTAGACTTTTTAAATTTTTTATATCTTTTAAAAAGGAAATATCAAGACAAGGATTTTTGCCGAATTTTAGGATCTCTAAATGTTTTAGTTCTTTGAGAATATCAAAATTCGCAATATGGTTTTGAGTTACGTCTAATTCAATTAAATATTCTAA includes:
- a CDS encoding leucine-rich repeat domain-containing protein; this encodes MKPESVLKLQNKLGIELFDIKQRKSFNVWNKYYTFETNAENEITGLDLSELIIEDFNFLEEFRKIAYLNLSSCKIRNLSFLKKTKSIIVLNISNNLIEDLAPIIDLEYLIELDVTQNHIANFDILKELKHLEILKFGKNPCLDISFLKDIKNLKSLDISYVSSYNYKPNFNFLLHFSHLEELTLMFNDLEDISFLKNLENLKRLNLTHNKVLDISVLSELKSLEKLWLQDNKINDVSPLRSLIKLNYLDISINQIVDISHLKDLSLLTRLKINNNNVSDITDILKLDNLKKVDLQGNKKIEIDFAPTIVEAGWEAIKQYAEDSKEKVPFKNIKVLLLGNSNMGKTSLLRYFARSVLLTDSQTTHGIEYKQLKLNNIDFHFWDFGGQEYFHATHKLFFSPNALNIVLWGKDIARNNDKVENQFYDLNYWLRTVEQLNLKSVKEEVIILENKIDLNNPPNTVSSLNQFELASKFQTLNLNYSSISLLTSQRIESFKELFFELAETIISKFNYPSFYDVFWKRIQEMNKDFVIIDEINNRPHKDNVTAAMKVFHNMGMLLYFSELIPDKIFCKPQVLLDLLYEKVLSKEKKDRLTKAEIEKSINANSLQLSIEDVILLLKKFNLVFEIAEEKNTYFIPQYLKDKSPYIIDFQEQIFNRCNIKIIADNYLMSIAMLKIFSKYGNYVSREQKEYRFWRNGIIIKKDDSILMIQFIRETQTIELFPDKENKNIELQKEIVDFILDLPEDISSPKRNFDNHRSKRWIDVMDENDVDYSPHFSERIQEYEGYLQEFEARNWDNRYRWESNFFNVQVSIDGEFFIEWKELKKNEDLSEINFINENGQNKKNKDIEYCHLIDKKILMDKEKKADNSVIYNFNAPVNAGIIGSENKIETQNVNPIKEEKEHLKIGLSEVEKKAVKSWKNRSNFIFAISLLLTASIISIYVNENTFIMNNDDWDKFKDGEWFKWIGLVLAFIWNALIGKMWYERNFDPSKENSFIDLHRKKKIN